The DNA region TATCAAAAAAGGCGATATGATATGGGTGCATTCGCCTGAAGGCACGAAGATTAAGGTTAGAGTTAAAATTAATAACGGTGTAGCTAAGGATATGATTTTCCTACCTTTCCACTTTACAGGAGTCATGCAGGGTGTGGATTTAACGCATAATTTCCCTGAAGGAACGAAGCCTTATGCAAGTGGAGAAAGTGCAAATACGGTAACAAATTATGGTTATGACATTATGTGTCAAATTCCAGAAACTAAGGGTGGCTTGTGCCGAATTTCAAAGGATGGGGTGTAAAAGATGAGTAAGATTAATTTTGCAAATTTAGAAAAAGAGCGTTTGAAATTCTTTTGCGATAATGAAAGATGTATCGATTGTAATGGCTGCTCTGTCGCTTGTGATGAAGCACACGAGCTGCCTATTAATATACGCCGTCGTCGCGTGATAACGCTTAATGAGGGCGAGGAGGGGAAAGAAGTTTCGACTTCTATCTCTTGTATGCATTGCGATGATGCGCCTTGTGCGATTGTGTGTCCTGTGGATTGTTTTTATATTAGAGGCGATGGGGTGGTTTTGCACGATAAAGAAATTTGTATAGGGTGTGGATACTGCCTTTATGCTTGTCCTTTTGGAGCGCCGCAATTTCCACAAAGTAGTGTCTTTGGAGATAAGGGCATTATGGATAAATGCACGATGTGTGCGGGAGGTCCTGAAACGACAAATTCGCAAAAGGAAAGAGAGCTTTACGGACAAAATAGAATCGCCGAGGGTAAAGTGCCTGTATGTGCGGCGATGTGTTCAACTAAGGCTTTGTTAGTTGGAGAAAGCTCTAAGATAGAAGAAATTTACGCACATCGCTTAGAAAGTAGAAAATATGGCATTAAAGCTCCAAGCGAAAGTATGGAGTGGAGAATAGCCTATACAGGAAAGGAGCGTTTATGAAAAAGCTTTTTTTACTCGTTCTTTCTTTTGCAAATTTATTTGCCTATGGTGAAGAAAGAATGGGGCAAGATACGCAAATTTGGGATTATAATCGCATTACAAATATAGCAAATTATGATACTTTTGGTAAGCTTTGGACGACTTTGCAAGGCGAGTATATCGCTACCGTAGCTTTGCTTAGTGTGATTGCCGTTTTGGCGGCTTTTGCTTTGCATTATATGGTTATAGGTCCTAAGCAATTCTCTCACGCAGGAAAGAAAATTTACGCCTTTTCGCTTTTTGAAAGACTTTTTCACTTTATCGCTGCACTTTCTTGGGTGATTTTAGTGCCGACAGGTTTTATTATGATGTTTGGAACGACTTTTGGTGGGGGGCTTTTTGTGCGAGTGTGTAAAAATTTACACGCCATTGCGACTATCTTA from Campylobacter upsaliensis includes:
- the fdh3B gene encoding formate dehydrogenase FDH3 subunit beta yields the protein MSKINFANLEKERLKFFCDNERCIDCNGCSVACDEAHELPINIRRRRVITLNEGEEGKEVSTSISCMHCDDAPCAIVCPVDCFYIRGDGVVLHDKEICIGCGYCLYACPFGAPQFPQSSVFGDKGIMDKCTMCAGGPETTNSQKERELYGQNRIAEGKVPVCAAMCSTKALLVGESSKIEEIYAHRLESRKYGIKAPSESMEWRIAYTGKERL